A portion of the Pseudopipra pipra isolate bDixPip1 chromosome 1, bDixPip1.hap1, whole genome shotgun sequence genome contains these proteins:
- the FYCO1 gene encoding FYVE and coiled-coil domain-containing protein 1 isoform X3, producing MAATSGESQLQRIIRDLQDAVTELSKEFKEGGEPITDDSGNLQKFSYKLEYLLQFDQKEKSTLLGNRKDYWDYFCDCLAKIKGANDGIRFVKSITELRTSLGKGRAFLRYSLVHQRLADTLQQCFMNTKVTSDWYYARSPFLNSKMSSDIVGQLYELTDVQFDLASRGYDLDAAWPAFARRTLSSLGSSAYLWKPPSRSSSMSSLVSNYLQAQEFPSSPDVNSSLNVEHLEGYEEMRLELDQAELRQRELQDRIHQLEMENQELQAAVSLQKEQVQVEKEKSNNYSEENSRLTKMITELQKQCEVSHSTQSTVHDLQKCLQSLELNAVEQQKEYSTKVEQLLTSKEDYASKLQVSNQELETSRALIAVNNLCIDDLKAKLSSAEQKNLSLLAKVDAALDEKGQQATAQCDSALQIHALLEKLQEMEKEKADMQRLNDERASQLQAAKEELRLKEQAQKELESRYNRLTADSREESEKLIGSLETMTKEKDALQEALTLKGKEMAELQTQAVSEECGKVREQLEEQKRQQHAAEEEITELQAANTSLSRKLDEAREQLSESESARLQREEEVTSLRELLERIQKEADEAKEKILDYTEKLSKVAADKDSSDQKLFAELDDLTRTKHFLEERLIELIRDKDALWQKSDALEFQQKLSAEQRWQGDTEVNHCLDCQRVFSWMVRRHHCRMCGRIFCYYCCNNYMVTKPGGKKERCCRACFNKPRVIVDSTDDSGSSANQEGSPGSLESPVSPSERTFVASEASKPPDDAAFDIITDEELCQVQETDSLHNESQMERVSLDQSMTDLNSTCNSSTFDESEEWQLAQDAEICLLKSGEIMIKLPLTVEEIINFGESNKELFIKSSTYSIIPITVTEMGLTISWIFSSDPKSISFSVVYQESEDTPLDQCKVLIPMTRCNSHKETIRGQVKVRNPGIYTLIFDNTFSRFISKRVFYHLAVERPVIYDGSDFP from the exons tttgaccagaaagaaaaaagcacattGCTGGGCAACAGAAAAGACTACTGGGATTATTTCTGTGACTGTCTGGCAAAAATCAAAGGAGCTAATGATGGAATCCGCTTTGTCAAGTCTATTACAGAA CTAAGAACATCTCTTGGAAAAGGAAGAGCATTTCTTCGTTACTCCCTGGTTCACCAAAGGCTAGCAGACACCTTGCAGCAATGTTTTATGAACACCAAGGTGACCAG tgACTGGTACTATGCAAGAAGTCCATTTCTGAATTCCAAAATGAGTTCTGACATTGTGGGTCAGCTCTATGAGCTCACTGATGTTCAGTTTGACTTGGCATCAAGAGGCTATGATTTAGATGCTGCTTGGCCAGCATTTGCCAG AAGGACACTGTCCTCGCTTGGATCTTCAGCATATTTATGGAAGCCTCCAAGTCGCAGTTCCAGCATGAGCAGTTTAGTGAGCAACTATTTGCAG GCCCAAGAGTTTCCCTCCAGCCCTGATGTAAATAGCTCACTAAATGTTGAACACCTTGAGGGCTATGAAGAGATGCGTTTAGAACTTGACCAGGCtgagctgaggcagagggaacTTCAAGATCGTATTCACCAGCTAGAAATGGAAAACCAGGAGCTCCAGGCAGCTGTCAGCCTTCAAAAAGAGCAAGTACAGGTAGAAAAGGAGAAGAGCAATAACTACAGTGAGGAGAACTCCCGGCTGACAAAGATGATCACAGAGTTACAGAAGCAGTGTGAGGTCTCACACTCCACCCAGAGCACTGTCCATGACCTGCAGAAGTGCCTACAGTCATTGGAATTAAATGCAGTGGAGCAGCAGAAAGAATATTCAACAAAAGTGGAGCAGCTGTTGACCAGCAAGGAAGACTATGCCTCAAAATTGCAGGTTTCAAATCAGGAGCTGGAGACCTCGAGGGCTTTGATTGCTGTGAATAATCTTTGCATCGATGACCTCAAAGCCAAGCTGAGTTCTGCAGAACAGAAGAATCTCAGCCTCCTTGCGAAAGTTGATGCTGCCTTGGACGAAAAGGGGCAGCAAGCCACAGCCCAGTGTGACTCTGCCCTACAAATACATGCACTGTTAGAGAAGCTTCAggagatggaaaaggaaaaggcagataTGCAAAGACTCAATGATGAACGTGCGTCTCAGCTGCAAGCAGCAAAGGAGGAGCTGCGGCTGAAAGAACAGGCACAGAAGGAACTGGAATCCAGATACAATCGCCTCACTGCTGACTCCAGAGAAGAAAGTGAAAAGCTGATTGGGAGCCTGGAAACTATGACAAAGGAAAAGGATGCACTTCAGGAGGCCCTGACTCTGAAAGGAAAGGAGATGGCTGAGCTCCAGACCCAG GCAGTCAGTGAGGAGTGTGGGAAAGTGAGAGAGCAACTTGAGGAGCAGAAGAGACAACAGCATGCTGCGGAGGAAGAGATTACCGAGTTACAA GCTGCAAACACGAGTTTGTCCAGAAAGCTGGATGAAGCAAGAGAGCAGCTGTCTGAATCAGAATCTGCTCGGctgcagagggaagaggaggtgaCATCTCTTAGAGAACTCTTGGAAAG GATCCAAAAAGAAGCTGATGAAGCAAAAGAGAAGATCCTGGATTACACTGAGAAGCTCAGCAAGGTGGCAGCAGACAAAGATAGCAGTGACCAGAAATTATTTGCTGAACTGGATGACCTGACAAGAACAAAACACTTCCTTGAAGAGCGTTTGATAGAACTTATCAG AGATAAGGATGCTTTGTGGCAAAAGTCCGATGCTCTGGAGTTCCAGCAGAAGCTtagtgcagagcagaggtggCAGGGGGACACAGAAGTTAATCACTGTCTGGACTGCCAGAGAGTGTTCTCGTGGATGGTGCGCCGACACCACTGCAG AATGTGTGGTCGCATTTTCTGCTACTACTGCTGCAACAACTACATGGTGACAAAACCTGGTGGAAAAAAGGAGCGTTGCTGCAGAGCTTGCTTTAATAAGCCTAGAGTCATCGTGGACAGTACAGATGACTCTGGATCCAGTGCCAACCAGGAAGGATCACCAGGTTCATTGGAATCGCCAGTGTCACCATCTGAGAGGACTTTTG TTGCAAGTGAAGCCTCTAAACCACCAGATGATGCAGCATTTGATATAATCACTGATGAGGAGCTGTGCCAAGTACAGGAAACAGACTCTCTCCACAATGAAAGTCAGATGGAAAGAGTGTCTCTGGATCAAAGCATGACAGATTT AAACAGTACCTGTAATTCTTCAACCTTTGATGAATCTGAAGAGTGGCAGCTTGCTCAAGATGCTGAGATATGCTTGTTGAAGTCAGGAGAAATCAT GATCAAATTACCCCTTACAGTGGAAGAGATCATAAACTTTGGAGAAAGCAACAAAGAGCTGTTCATTAAATCCAGTACCTACAGTATCATTCCCATCACTGTTACAGAGATGGGACTAACAATTAGCTGGATCTTTTCATCAGACCCCAAAAGCATATCCTTCAGCGTTGTCTACCAAGAATCTGAAGACACACCACTGGATCAGTGCAAA GTTCTTATCCCTATGACTCGCTGCAACTCTCATAAGGAAACTATCAGAGGACAGGTGAAAGTCAGAAACCCTGGAATCTACACACTGATATTTGATAACACATTCTCTAG GTTTATCTCAAAAAGAGTGTTTTATCACTTGGCTGTTGAGCGACCCGTCATCTATGATGGAAGTGATTTTCCATAG